A genomic region of Thermodesulfobium narugense DSM 14796 contains the following coding sequences:
- a CDS encoding AMP-binding protein, translating into MKRELEEFLKLRDFILSYPDYEKCKKEFKWPHLTKFNWALDYFDFIASNNNDTALLFVDDDGREIFASYDFLRKRSNQVANFLKEIGLQKRDRVMVMMENSVSLFEILLGIMKAGGVIIPAATMLPAEDVAERIETANIKFIFIDSEILSKLSKIEGVANKYLSAVINVGNYSNSVFNNSKGKSPIWINYLEVDNFKEEYSPSFITYSTDEMYSFFTSGTTAKPKLVIHNHNYPVGHLTTLYWVGCTKGDIHYNISAPGWAKHAWSSVFVPWNAQATSFIYRYKGRFNPKNILSKIEKYKITTLCAPLSVWKLFLIEDLKSYKFSLREIVSAGEPLNPEIIKKVKENINLNLREGYGQTESTIMVGNFKGEHTKKGSMGKTAPGYNLSILSNQLDLKNEGEDGQIGVNIYPIKPLGILNAYNDSAKNDSVFKGGYYLSGDTAYMDKDGYFYFVGRTDDVFKSLDYRISPFEVESEIMEHHAVLEVAVVPTTDEREMVVPKAFIVLKPDYIPSREMALELFKFIRKHMAPYKRPRFIEFLDSFPKTVSAKIIRKDLREYDQKVKKKKVKAEHEYREKDFLEELKSSV; encoded by the coding sequence ATGAAAAGAGAACTAGAAGAGTTTCTAAAACTTAGAGATTTTATTTTATCTTATCCAGATTATGAAAAATGTAAAAAAGAATTTAAATGGCCTCATTTGACGAAATTTAATTGGGCGTTAGATTATTTTGACTTCATTGCATCAAATAATAACGACACTGCTTTATTATTTGTGGACGACGATGGGAGAGAAATCTTTGCAAGCTACGACTTTTTGAGGAAGAGATCTAACCAGGTAGCAAATTTTTTGAAAGAAATTGGACTGCAAAAAAGAGACAGGGTTATGGTAATGATGGAAAATTCTGTTTCTTTATTTGAGATTCTTCTTGGAATAATGAAAGCAGGAGGGGTTATAATTCCTGCTGCTACTATGCTTCCTGCTGAGGATGTTGCAGAAAGGATAGAGACTGCTAACATAAAGTTCATCTTTATAGACAGTGAAATTCTTTCAAAGCTTTCTAAAATTGAGGGCGTTGCGAACAAATATCTAAGTGCTGTTATCAATGTAGGGAATTATTCAAACTCAGTTTTTAATAATAGTAAGGGGAAATCTCCTATTTGGATAAATTACCTTGAAGTTGACAATTTCAAAGAAGAATACTCTCCTTCTTTTATTACGTATTCGACTGACGAGATGTACTCCTTCTTTACTTCAGGAACTACTGCAAAGCCAAAGCTAGTTATTCACAATCACAACTATCCAGTTGGCCATCTAACAACTCTTTACTGGGTAGGTTGTACAAAAGGAGATATTCATTACAATATAAGTGCTCCCGGCTGGGCAAAACATGCGTGGAGTAGCGTTTTTGTCCCCTGGAACGCTCAGGCTACGTCTTTTATCTATAGATATAAGGGCAGATTTAACCCAAAAAATATTTTGTCTAAGATAGAAAAGTATAAAATTACTACGCTTTGTGCTCCTCTTAGCGTCTGGAAACTCTTTTTAATCGAAGATCTAAAAAGTTACAAGTTTTCTTTAAGGGAGATTGTTAGTGCTGGCGAACCTCTTAATCCTGAAATTATAAAAAAAGTTAAAGAAAACATAAACCTTAATTTAAGAGAGGGCTATGGCCAAACTGAAAGCACTATTATGGTTGGAAACTTTAAGGGGGAGCATACTAAAAAAGGTTCAATGGGCAAAACTGCTCCAGGATATAATTTGAGCATTTTGAGCAATCAGCTAGATCTTAAAAATGAAGGCGAAGATGGGCAGATAGGAGTCAACATCTATCCTATTAAGCCTCTTGGAATTTTAAATGCATATAATGATTCAGCCAAAAATGACTCAGTTTTTAAGGGCGGTTACTATCTTTCAGGCGATACAGCTTATATGGATAAAGATGGATATTTTTATTTTGTTGGAAGAACTGATGATGTATTTAAGAGTCTTGATTATAGAATCAGCCCCTTTGAGGTTGAGAGCGAAATTATGGAGCATCATGCGGTTCTTGAAGTTGCAGTGGTACCTACTACAGATGAGAGGGAGATGGTAGTTCCAAAAGCTTTTATAGTTTTAAAACCTGACTACATTCCTTCTCGCGAAATGGCTCTTGAATTGTTTAAATTTATCAGAAAACATATGGCTCCTTATAAAAGGCCTCGCTTTATAGAATTCTTGGATTCATTTCCGAAAACAGTGAGTGCAAAGATAATAAGAAAGGACCTTAGAGAATATGATCAAAAAGTAAAAAAGAAGAAGGTTAAGGCTGAACACGAATATAGAGAGAAGGATTTCTTGGAAGAATTAAAGAGTAGTGTATAG
- a CDS encoding thioredoxin family protein — MTIKVLGTGCPNCKKLYDNTKKAIEMGQIPATIYKVEDVKEIMKYKVMTTPVLVVDEKVILKGKVPSPEDILKTLFNEMLNKNKG, encoded by the coding sequence GTGACCATAAAGGTTTTAGGCACAGGATGTCCGAATTGCAAGAAGCTATATGACAACACGAAAAAGGCTATTGAAATGGGGCAGATTCCAGCAACTATTTATAAGGTTGAAGACGTAAAAGAAATAATGAAATACAAAGTTATGACTACTCCAGTTCTTGTGGTGGACGAAAAAGTAATTCTTAAGGGTAAAGTTCCTTCACCTGAAGACATATTGAAAACATTATTTAACGAAATGTTAAATAAAAATAAGGGTTAA
- a CDS encoding permease, with protein MQIFTWFADYVAYNLLHLEKGRHLTNAIHFFIEDTSKIFFLLLVIIFIITYIRSYLTPEKVRSILVKKGKNVYFAHLLADLVGIITPFCSCSAVPLFIGFVEAGVPLGVTFTYLIAAPTVNEVALVLLYGLFGWEIAGIYILSGEVIAFFGGIIIGALKLEKYIEGYVYENVSTEVDLEVEDVKITFKERVKESFNYTINLIKKIGIWVIIGIGMASGMHGWAPTGFLAQIAGPNNPFAVLVAVLVGIPLYSNAAGMIPVVSELIRLGVPIGTALAFMMSVTAVSLPETILLRQVIKPPLIAIFLGIVTLSIIFTGYLFNFLIP; from the coding sequence ATGCAAATATTTACCTGGTTTGCCGATTATGTAGCATATAACCTTCTGCATCTTGAAAAGGGACGTCATCTTACTAACGCTATACACTTTTTTATCGAAGATACTTCCAAAATATTTTTTCTGCTTCTGGTTATTATATTCATAATAACTTATATAAGAAGTTATTTGACTCCAGAAAAGGTTAGATCTATTCTTGTAAAAAAGGGCAAAAACGTTTACTTTGCCCACCTTTTAGCTGATCTTGTGGGTATAATAACACCCTTTTGCTCTTGCTCAGCAGTACCGCTGTTTATCGGGTTTGTTGAAGCTGGAGTACCACTAGGCGTTACTTTTACATATCTAATAGCTGCTCCAACAGTTAATGAGGTAGCGCTAGTTCTTTTGTATGGTTTATTTGGCTGGGAAATAGCTGGTATATACATCCTTTCAGGAGAAGTTATTGCTTTTTTTGGCGGCATTATAATAGGAGCTCTGAAACTTGAAAAATATATTGAAGGATATGTTTATGAGAATGTCTCGACAGAGGTAGATTTAGAAGTAGAGGATGTCAAAATAACTTTTAAAGAGAGGGTAAAGGAATCTTTTAACTATACTATTAATCTTATAAAGAAAATAGGAATTTGGGTGATTATAGGTATAGGCATGGCATCTGGAATGCACGGATGGGCACCTACAGGATTTTTGGCTCAGATTGCAGGACCGAATAATCCTTTTGCGGTTCTGGTAGCCGTTTTGGTAGGAATTCCGCTTTACTCTAATGCTGCTGGCATGATACCTGTTGTTTCAGAGTTAATTAGACTTGGTGTTCCTATTGGTACAGCTCTAGCTTTTATGATGTCTGTAACGGCTGTATCTCTTCCTGAGACAATACTTTTAAGACAGGTTATAAAACCGCCGCTTATCGCTATATTTCTTGGAATAGTAACGCTATCAATAATATTTACAGGATATCTTTTTAATTTCCTTATACCATAA
- the tsaA gene encoding tRNA (N6-threonylcarbamoyladenosine(37)-N6)-methyltransferase TrmO: MSDSFKAIGKVVSNIKRGMRIPVNGYSGEIHIFKDFEDGLVGIENNSFLVIAALFGSPSNKPLMVYPRGDFSLELTGVFSLRSPVRPNPIALDTVELIKRERNILKVSGLDFYDDTPILDIKSYSPFNEIILSATQEKSFIFAKLNVDERKELLTGFVKKSLGDISQDSIEAINFFLELINKNVVIRSKKTKYKVRGSLKFLETVVLISGATIHSGRLEYELDKNNSLEIIPPPP; the protein is encoded by the coding sequence ATGAGCGACTCTTTTAAAGCAATTGGCAAGGTAGTATCAAACATAAAAAGAGGCATGAGGATACCTGTAAATGGTTACAGCGGCGAAATACATATATTTAAAGATTTCGAAGATGGATTAGTAGGCATTGAAAACAATTCTTTTTTGGTGATTGCTGCTCTCTTTGGATCCCCTTCAAACAAACCTCTTATGGTTTATCCAAGAGGAGATTTCAGCCTTGAACTGACCGGCGTTTTTTCTTTAAGAAGCCCTGTCAGGCCAAATCCTATTGCGTTAGATACTGTAGAACTTATAAAAAGAGAACGAAATATACTAAAGGTTTCAGGTTTAGACTTCTATGACGATACGCCAATACTCGATATAAAATCATATTCTCCTTTTAATGAAATCATCCTTAGCGCCACACAAGAAAAGAGCTTTATTTTTGCAAAGTTAAACGTTGACGAAAGAAAAGAACTTTTAACAGGATTCGTAAAAAAATCTCTGGGCGATATCTCCCAGGACTCAATTGAAGCAATAAACTTTTTTCTTGAACTCATAAACAAAAATGTAGTAATAAGAAGCAAAAAGACAAAATATAAAGTTAGGGGCAGTTTGAAATTCCTCGAAACAGTGGTACTCATTAGTGGAGCAACAATTCATTCAGGAAGGCTTGAATATGAACTTGATAAAAATAACTCATTAGAAATCATTCCCCCACCACCTTAG
- a CDS encoding ISNCY family transposase, which produces MMGEIFLSVKESRRVFVIEQAIEGNITNRQAAEVLGLSKRQIIRLKERVKTEGVTGLVHKNRGRESKQRIPKETRERIVKLAQDSLHNASCQQIAEILEEFYNIDVSSKTVNRILKKNNIPLSHTHRSSKLKRSRKRLPQEGLLSQIDASPFEWLEDRGPMLSLHGSIDDATSKVQGLHFELHECLFGYLKLIQQVAQNFGIPKSIYSDRHTIFFSPKEDKLSISEELSGQTVPLTQFGRAISELGIRHIPARSPQAKGRIERLWGTLQKRLTIELRMAGISTIEAANEFLPDFIKRFNQRFAVVPDNPKLTYSPCPSLDKLEEILSWHQERKASHGSYISYLGHIYQLVDSNGKVIPLTPKSTVKVLTHLDGSFSALYADKYYLLQELLIPPKEKVKNGSKNTSTKKPYIPAADHPWRHMVINKFKRPNSNSNSSSNSNSNSNDNSSLVDERGVTKSVSH; this is translated from the coding sequence ATGATGGGAGAGATATTTTTGAGTGTTAAGGAATCACGCAGAGTTTTTGTAATTGAACAAGCAATTGAAGGCAATATCACTAATAGACAGGCAGCTGAAGTTTTAGGCTTAAGTAAACGTCAAATTATTCGTTTGAAGGAGAGGGTGAAAACAGAAGGCGTTACTGGTCTGGTTCACAAAAATAGAGGCAGAGAATCAAAACAGAGAATACCTAAAGAAACTAGAGAAAGGATTGTTAAATTAGCTCAGGATAGTCTTCACAATGCCAGTTGTCAGCAAATAGCTGAAATACTTGAAGAGTTTTATAACATAGATGTTTCATCCAAGACAGTAAATCGTATCTTAAAGAAAAATAATATTCCATTAAGTCATACGCACAGGTCATCTAAGCTTAAGAGGTCACGTAAACGTTTACCTCAGGAAGGTCTACTTTCTCAAATAGACGCCAGTCCTTTTGAATGGCTTGAAGATAGAGGACCAATGCTTTCTTTGCACGGTTCTATTGATGATGCTACTAGTAAGGTTCAGGGATTACATTTTGAACTTCATGAATGTCTTTTTGGTTACTTAAAACTTATTCAACAAGTAGCACAGAACTTTGGAATACCTAAAAGCATATACAGTGATCGTCATACCATTTTCTTTTCACCTAAAGAGGATAAGTTATCAATTTCAGAAGAATTATCTGGGCAAACTGTTCCCTTAACTCAGTTTGGCAGAGCTATTTCAGAATTAGGGATTAGACATATACCCGCTCGTTCTCCACAGGCCAAAGGACGTATTGAACGTCTTTGGGGCACATTACAAAAGAGACTAACAATTGAACTGCGTATGGCAGGTATATCTACTATTGAAGCAGCAAATGAATTTCTACCAGACTTTATTAAAAGGTTTAATCAAAGGTTCGCTGTTGTTCCAGATAACCCCAAGTTAACTTATAGCCCTTGCCCTTCATTAGACAAACTAGAAGAGATTCTATCATGGCATCAAGAACGCAAGGCATCTCACGGCTCTTATATATCTTACCTGGGTCATATTTATCAATTAGTAGATTCTAATGGCAAGGTAATACCTTTAACTCCTAAAAGTACAGTAAAAGTTCTAACTCATCTAGATGGATCATTCAGCGCATTATACGCTGATAAATATTACTTACTACAAGAATTACTCATACCACCTAAAGAAAAAGTAAAGAATGGCTCTAAAAACACTTCAACCAAAAAACCTTATATACCTGCTGCAGACCACCCCTGGCGTCATATGGTTATCAACAAGTTTAAAAGACCTAATTCAAATTCTAATTCAAGTTCTAATTCAAATTCAAATAGCAATGACAATTCATCATTAGTTGATGAAAGAGGGGTGACAAAATCAGTGTCTCATTAA
- the gltB gene encoding glutamate synthase large subunit, whose product MGKTFSNGLYDPFYEHDACGIGFIANIKGKKSFQIVQSALKILVNLDHRGARGCEENTGDGAGILTQIPHKFFKKVVPNLPQEGDYALAQIFFPKDEEKIRELESKFEEIVEEEGQNVIFWRRLETDNSTLGSVAKLKEPVVKQAFIKRSNSVKKGIDFERKLYLIRKRAEKEIKYADEDNLLFYICSLSSRTIVYKGMLTPQQVPEYYKDLRDPDFESAISVVHSRFSTNTFPSWERAHPYRYIIHNGEINTLRGNINWMKAREKLFASKIFPEITKCLPIINEDGSDSQMFDNCLEMLYLTGRSLPHSVMMMIPEPWQNHESMNEKKKAFYKYHSCLMEPWDGPASIVFTDGLIVGAVLDRNGLRPSRYYVMDDDTIVLSSEVGVCDIDPEKIVIKDRLRPGRMLLVDTVEGRIVSDEELKRKISEEKPYSSWLDKYMITLNDLEVKNKHLSKNNSNLSLIQLQLAFGYTYEDIRKIIEPMALQGVEPVGSMGYDSPLAVLSNQEQLLYNYFKQLFAQVTNPPLDGIREEIITASEMLLGSEGNLIEPRPEDCRRLLLKNPILTNVDIQKIKSLDQEKFKSETVSILFNRDSDLKIALDKLFERADELVESGTNVIVLSDRSASFDLVPIPALLALSGLNHHLIRKGTRTKVSIVLESAEPREVHHFACLIGYGASAINPYLVFDTLKDMCEKSLLEIDYDLAVKNYVKAALKGVMKVASKMGISTLQSYMGAQIFECVGIGKEVIDRYFTGTPSRIGGINLDIIKQETLLRYNRAFLPNNQVLPSGGIYQFRDDGEYHAYRPETIYLLQRAVMEGDYKKFKAFTASLHEGCDALQNLRGLFRFKKQNNPIPIDEVESVESIVKRFKTGAMSYGSISKEAHETLAIAMNRIGGKSNTGEGGEDPSRYIPDENGDSRNSAIKQVASARFGVDSLYLVNASEIQIKMAQGAKPGEGGQLPGQKVYPWVAKTRYSTPGVGLISPPPHHDIYSIEDLAELIHDLKNANRNARINVKLVSEVGVGTIAAGVSKGKADVVLISGYDGGTGASPRSSIRHAGLPWELGLSETHQTLVLNNLRDRITIEVDGKLMSGRDIAIAAMLGAEEFGFATLPLVALGCVMMRVCNLDTCPVGIATQNPELRKYFKGKPEYVINLMYFLATELREIMAQMGFRTVNEMVGRTDCLEIVETDHWKAKTLCLDSILAKPPVDSSVGRYCTRKQDHSIEKSLDYRVLLKKCKGAIESREPVEISLPIRNTNRVVGTILGSEITSRYALEGLPEDTIKINFVGSAGQSFGAFLPKGITLILEGDSNDYIAKGLSGGKIIVYPPKNSKFVAHENIIIGNVAFYGATSGEGYIRGVAGERFCVRNSGAKVVVEGVGDHGCEYMTGGIVVCLGKTGRNFAAGMTGGIAYVYDIDKSFKTRINVNTVYVESIENSSEEEKVRSMIEKHLMYTDSSLARQVLSDWREEKKRFVKIIPKDYKRMLLAIEKAYAAGFSGDEALMEAFYENIKDMSRISGN is encoded by the coding sequence ATGGGAAAGACTTTTTCAAACGGTTTGTACGACCCCTTTTATGAACACGATGCATGTGGAATAGGTTTTATTGCCAACATCAAAGGTAAGAAATCTTTTCAGATTGTTCAGAGCGCTCTAAAAATTTTGGTCAATCTGGACCACAGAGGGGCAAGAGGATGCGAAGAGAATACAGGTGATGGCGCAGGTATCTTAACCCAGATTCCTCACAAGTTTTTTAAGAAAGTTGTTCCAAATCTCCCCCAAGAGGGAGACTACGCTCTAGCACAGATATTCTTTCCTAAAGATGAAGAAAAGATAAGAGAACTCGAATCAAAATTTGAAGAAATTGTTGAAGAAGAAGGACAAAACGTTATTTTTTGGAGAAGACTTGAGACGGATAACTCAACGCTTGGAAGCGTTGCAAAACTTAAAGAACCAGTAGTAAAACAGGCCTTTATCAAGAGATCAAATTCAGTAAAAAAGGGCATTGATTTTGAAAGAAAGCTCTATCTTATTAGAAAAAGGGCTGAAAAGGAAATAAAGTATGCTGATGAAGACAATTTGCTTTTTTATATATGCAGCCTTTCTTCGCGAACAATAGTTTATAAGGGAATGTTAACTCCTCAACAGGTGCCAGAGTATTATAAAGATCTTAGAGACCCCGATTTTGAAAGCGCGATTTCAGTAGTTCATTCAAGATTTTCTACCAATACCTTCCCCTCCTGGGAAAGGGCCCACCCATATAGATATATAATTCACAACGGCGAAATAAATACCCTTAGAGGAAATATAAATTGGATGAAGGCAAGAGAAAAACTTTTTGCTTCCAAAATATTTCCAGAAATTACCAAGTGTTTGCCAATAATTAATGAAGACGGCTCTGACTCTCAGATGTTTGATAATTGTCTTGAGATGCTATATCTAACGGGCAGAAGTTTGCCACATTCAGTTATGATGATGATACCGGAACCCTGGCAAAACCACGAAAGCATGAACGAGAAGAAAAAGGCTTTTTATAAATATCACAGCTGCTTAATGGAGCCATGGGATGGCCCTGCTTCAATAGTTTTTACAGATGGTCTAATTGTAGGAGCTGTTTTAGATAGGAATGGTCTTAGACCATCGAGATATTATGTAATGGATGACGACACAATAGTACTTTCTTCAGAAGTTGGAGTATGTGATATAGATCCTGAAAAAATTGTTATCAAGGATAGACTCAGACCCGGAAGAATGCTTTTGGTTGATACCGTTGAGGGAAGGATAGTCTCTGATGAAGAGCTAAAAAGGAAAATCTCCGAAGAGAAGCCATATTCTTCATGGCTTGATAAGTATATGATTACTCTTAATGACTTGGAGGTTAAAAATAAGCATCTTTCAAAGAATAATTCAAATTTGTCACTAATTCAATTGCAGCTTGCTTTTGGATATACATATGAGGATATAAGAAAGATAATTGAACCTATGGCGCTTCAAGGGGTTGAACCCGTTGGATCAATGGGTTATGACTCACCACTTGCAGTGCTTTCTAACCAAGAACAATTGCTATATAACTATTTCAAGCAACTCTTTGCCCAGGTTACAAATCCGCCGTTGGACGGAATTAGAGAGGAAATAATAACAGCTTCTGAGATGCTACTTGGAAGTGAAGGAAATCTTATTGAGCCAAGACCAGAAGATTGCAGGCGTCTTTTGTTAAAAAATCCAATACTTACAAATGTAGATATACAGAAGATAAAATCTCTTGATCAAGAAAAATTTAAGTCTGAAACAGTTTCTATATTATTTAATCGAGACTCAGATCTAAAGATAGCTCTTGACAAACTTTTTGAAAGGGCAGATGAGTTAGTTGAAAGTGGAACAAACGTAATTGTACTCTCTGATAGAAGTGCAAGTTTCGATCTGGTTCCAATTCCTGCTCTTCTTGCGCTCTCTGGCTTAAATCATCACCTTATCAGAAAGGGTACTAGAACAAAGGTTAGCATAGTCCTGGAGTCGGCAGAGCCAAGAGAAGTACATCACTTTGCATGTTTAATTGGCTACGGAGCTAGTGCAATAAATCCTTATCTTGTTTTTGATACGCTAAAGGATATGTGCGAAAAATCTCTTTTAGAAATAGACTACGATTTGGCAGTAAAAAATTACGTAAAAGCAGCTTTAAAGGGCGTGATGAAAGTAGCCTCCAAAATGGGCATTTCAACTCTTCAGAGCTATATGGGCGCTCAGATATTCGAGTGTGTAGGAATCGGCAAGGAAGTGATTGATAGATATTTTACAGGAACGCCGTCAAGAATAGGCGGAATAAATTTGGATATAATTAAACAAGAAACTCTATTAAGATACAACAGGGCTTTTTTGCCAAACAATCAAGTGCTACCTTCAGGAGGCATTTATCAGTTTAGGGATGATGGCGAATACCACGCTTATAGGCCAGAAACAATATATCTTTTACAAAGAGCTGTTATGGAGGGCGATTATAAAAAATTTAAGGCGTTTACTGCTTCTTTACACGAAGGGTGTGACGCTCTTCAGAACTTAAGAGGACTTTTTAGATTTAAAAAACAGAATAACCCAATACCAATTGATGAAGTTGAGAGCGTGGAATCTATTGTAAAGAGATTTAAAACTGGTGCTATGAGCTATGGTTCAATCTCGAAAGAGGCGCATGAGACCCTTGCTATTGCTATGAATAGGATAGGCGGCAAGTCAAATACGGGTGAAGGCGGTGAAGATCCGTCCAGATATATTCCAGATGAAAACGGCGACTCAAGAAATAGCGCTATTAAGCAAGTTGCATCAGCAAGATTTGGCGTAGACAGTCTTTATCTTGTAAATGCATCCGAAATTCAGATAAAAATGGCTCAGGGAGCAAAGCCTGGCGAGGGAGGGCAACTCCCTGGCCAGAAGGTTTATCCGTGGGTAGCGAAAACAAGATACTCAACTCCTGGAGTAGGGCTTATTTCGCCACCCCCACACCACGATATATACTCTATTGAAGATTTAGCTGAGCTCATTCACGATCTCAAGAACGCTAATCGAAACGCAAGGATTAACGTAAAGCTCGTTTCTGAGGTTGGGGTTGGTACTATCGCCGCAGGGGTTTCTAAGGGGAAAGCAGATGTAGTATTGATATCTGGATACGATGGTGGAACGGGTGCCTCTCCACGATCCAGTATACGACATGCAGGGCTTCCCTGGGAGTTGGGGTTGTCTGAAACTCATCAGACGCTTGTTTTAAATAATTTAAGGGATAGAATAACTATTGAGGTAGATGGGAAGCTTATGTCTGGCAGAGATATTGCAATTGCAGCGATGCTTGGGGCTGAAGAATTTGGATTTGCTACCTTGCCGCTTGTAGCGTTAGGTTGTGTGATGATGAGAGTTTGTAACCTTGATACCTGTCCTGTGGGCATTGCAACCCAAAATCCAGAGTTGAGGAAGTACTTTAAGGGAAAGCCTGAATATGTAATAAATTTGATGTATTTCTTAGCAACAGAATTAAGAGAGATTATGGCCCAGATGGGATTTAGGACTGTAAACGAGATGGTTGGCAGAACTGATTGCCTTGAGATTGTAGAAACAGATCACTGGAAAGCCAAAACGCTTTGTCTTGATTCAATTCTCGCAAAACCGCCAGTAGACTCGTCAGTTGGAAGATATTGCACTAGAAAACAGGATCATTCAATTGAAAAGTCTTTGGACTATAGAGTATTACTAAAAAAGTGTAAAGGTGCAATAGAAAGCAGAGAGCCTGTCGAGATCTCTTTGCCTATTAGAAATACCAATAGAGTAGTTGGGACAATTTTAGGCAGCGAAATAACTTCAAGATATGCTCTTGAAGGTTTGCCTGAAGATACTATAAAAATAAATTTTGTAGGTTCTGCAGGCCAAAGTTTTGGCGCATTTTTGCCGAAAGGAATAACTCTTATTCTTGAGGGTGATTCAAACGACTACATAGCAAAAGGCCTAAGTGGCGGCAAGATAATAGTGTATCCGCCAAAGAATTCAAAATTTGTAGCGCATGAAAATATAATTATAGGAAACGTAGCGTTTTATGGAGCTACTTCAGGAGAGGGATATATTAGAGGAGTTGCAGGTGAAAGGTTTTGTGTAAGAAATTCAGGAGCAAAGGTCGTGGTTGAAGGTGTAGGCGATCACGGTTGTGAGTATATGACGGGCGGCATAGTTGTTTGTTTAGGGAAAACAGGAAGAAACTTTGCTGCTGGAATGACTGGTGGAATAGCTTACGTGTATGACATAGACAAAAGCTTTAAAACAAGAATAAACGTTAATACTGTATATGTAGAGTCTATAGAGAATTCTTCTGAAGAAGAGAAAGTCCGTTCAATGATCGAAAAACACTTAATGTATACAGACTCTTCACTTGCCAGACAAGTTTTGTCAGATTGGAGAGAGGAGAAAAAGAGGTTTGTAAAGATAATACCAAAAGACTACAAGAGAATGCTTCTTGCAATCGAAAAAGCTTATGCCGCTGGTTTTAGTGGAGATGAAGCTTTAATGGAAGCTTTCTATGAAAATATCAAAGATATGTCAAGGATTTCTGGTAACTAA